From a region of the Calliphora vicina chromosome 4, idCalVici1.1, whole genome shotgun sequence genome:
- the Ost48 gene encoding dolichyl-diphosphooligosaccharide--protein glycosyltransferase 48 kDa subunit, with the protein MWKYLLLIFAVANYSNAVLQTDADTLVLLDNLAIRETHSMFFKSLQERGFKLTYKLADDASLLLSRYGEYLYKNLIIFAPSVEEFGGELSVEKLAQFVDDGGNVLVAGSEQSGDALREFASECGFEIDEEGASVLDHLHYDLSDKGDHTTILTAARNLINSPTIVGDSRKIGGKPLLYRGTGLLADKENSLVLQLLTAESTAYSYNPDQAIKDYPHAVGKNTLLIAALQARNNARVVFSGSLHFFSDEAFTNPITYAQSGEHFEHSGNRDAASSISKWVFGETGRLRVAEVKHHKEGETQPPEQAYTITEPVVYSITIEELVQDKWQAFNANDVQLEFVRIDPFVRTTLKHVTGGRFEAKFKIPDVYGVYQFKVNYDRIGYTQLYSTTQVSVRPLEHTEYERFIPSAFPYYSSAFSMMVGVFIFSLVFLHFKEETAGTGAVKKGDSKKTQ; encoded by the exons atgtggaaatatttattattaatatttgctGTTGCAAATTATAGCAATGCTGTGCTACAAACAGATGCTGATACTTTGGTTTTACTGGACAATTTGGCCATACGTGAAACACATTCCATGTTCTTTAAATCATTGCAGG AACGCGGCTTTAAATTGACCTACAAATTAGCTGATGATGCCAGTCTTCTGTTGTCGCGTTATGGTGAATATCTATACAAAAATTTGATCATTTTCGCTCCCAGTGTGGAGGAATTTGGTGGAGAATTGAGTGTGGAAAAATTGGCCCAATTTGTGGATGATGGTGGCAATGTGTTGGTGGCCGGCAGTGAACAATCCGGTGATGCCTTAAGAGAATTTGCCTCAGAATGTGGTTTTGAAATCGACGAAGAAGGTGCTTCTGTATTGGATCATTTGCACTATGATCTTTCCGATAAGGGAGACCATACCACAATTCTAACAGCTGCCCGCAATTTGATCAATTCTCCCACAATTGTTGGTGACAGTCGTAAAATTGGTGGCAAACCTTTGTTGTACCGTGGTACTGGTTTATTGGCCGACAAAGAAAATTCTTTAGTTTTGCAATTGTTGACTGCCGAAAGTACTGCCTACAGTTACAATCCCGATCAAGCCATTAAAGATTACCCACATGCTGTTGGCAAGAATACCTTGTTGATTGCTGCTCTTCAGGCTCGCAACAATGCCCGTGTTGTTTTCTCAGGTTCTTTGCATTTCTTCTCCGACGAAGCTTTTACCAACCCCATTACTTATGCTCAAAGTGGTGAACATTTCGAACACTCTGGAAATCGCGATGCCGCCTCGTCCATTAGCAAATGGGTATTTGGTGAAACTGGCCGTCTACGTGTTGCTGAAGTTAAACATCACAAGGAGGGAGAAACCCAACCCCCAGAGCAAGCCTACACTATCACAGAACCCGTTGTCTACTCGATAACCATCGAGGAGTTGGTGCAGGACAAATGGCAAGCTTTCAATGCCAACGATGTACAATTGGAATTTGTTCGCATTGATCCCTTTGTACGCACCACACTTAAACATGTCACTGGTGGTCGCTTCGAAGCCAAATTTAAAATACCCGATGTCTATGGTGTGTACCAATTTAAGGTCAATTACGATCGAATTGGCTATACCCAGCTGTACAGCACCACCCAGGTCTCGGTGAGACCTTTAGAGCATACTGAATATGAGCGTTTCATACCCAGTGCTTTCCCCTACTACAGCAGCGCCTTCTCCATGATGGTGGGTGTATTTATATTCTCTTTGgtatttttacatttcaaagAAGAAACTGCCGGAACTGGTGCCGTTAAGAAGGGAGACAGCAAGAAGACTCAATAA